A segment of the Triticum urartu cultivar G1812 chromosome 1, Tu2.1, whole genome shotgun sequence genome:
CGGACTTTCTTCAGATGCTGAGCATGGAAGGGAGGCTGCTgacgcctccgccgccgcggACGTACGTGGAGCagccgcgggcggcggggtgcGGGAGAGGCTGCGCCGGCGAGTGGTCCGGCCGGCGAGGAGGACGGGGAGGGGGAGATGAAGACGATGCAGATCGGCCGAGTGTGGGCTGGGCTTGTGACGTTGAGGCCTCCGAAAACTATAGCCCAGTTCTAATTTGGTGGCCTAACACACAACTCTTATATTGGGCCTAATAACTCGCTCGAGGCTGTGGGCCTCTGTTCCAGCCCCACCTATCATTTCCCTTCACCCAAAAAAAATTCCTTCACATACAGATGGAACTGATGATTTATCTCAAAGAAATCAGAAGATGGAACTAATGATGACGTGTCTAGAGTTAGGACCGGATATATGCTAGTTGGAGTAGCTTGTAAGCAACTACCATCATTTACATGTAAAGGGAATTCGATGAGTCAAGTCATGCTCTGTAGGCGTCAGTTCATCTTATCATCTTAGAGGAAAATACAAAGTTAGTTTTATAAAAAGCAACCGAGTCTAGAAGAACCCTCCACACGCAAGACTTCAATAATCGAGCATATCTTAACAGCCCACACACGATTGCAAACTTAGTCCTACACAAGCTTTGCCTTTCTTGTTTATGGCTGACAACCTATACAAGGTTCCAAACTCGGTTGCAAAAGTGATACTATCCTGATAAGTGCGTGACATGTAAAGTTAATAAGGTGAGTCATATGTACCAAACATCGAGGTTTCTGTACTTTGTGTATGATCATATGCACAACTAAAAAGCAACTTTGATGATGAATCCAAAAGTACGCTTTTGTAGCTAGTGCAACCCAACACAATGTACCAAAAAAATTCATTTCAGATGCATCCAAACAGAATTATTAAAGCCGGTGCAAAGAAGGAAAAGAGGTGGTGTCCCGGCAACTATAAATAGGCATGAAGTATAAAGATCATCACAAGTACAAGCATCAAAGCCAAGCAACACTAGTTAACACCAATCCACAATGAAGACCTTCCTCGTCTTTGCCATCCTCGCTCTTGCGGCGGCAAGTGCCGTTGCGCAAATTTCACAGCAACAACAAGCACCACCATTTTCGCAGCAACAACAACCACCATTTTCACAGCAACAACAACCACCATTTTCGCAGCAACAGCAATCACCATTTtcgcaacaacaacaacaaccaccaTTTGCGCAGCAACAACAACCACCGTTTTCACAACAACCACCAATTTCACAGCAGCAACAACCACCATTTTCACAGCAACAACAACCACAATTTTCACAGCAACAGCAACCACCATATTCGCAGCAACAACAGCCACCATATTCGCAGCAACAACAACCACCATTTTCGCAGCAACAACAACCACCATTTtcgcagcaacaacaacaaccaccaTTTACACAGCAACAACAACCACCGTTTTCACAACAGCCACCAATTTCACAGCAGCAGCAACCACCATTTTCGCAGCAACAACAACCACCATTTTCACAGCAACAACAAATACCAGTTATTCATCCATCTGTTCTGCAGCAGCTAAACCCATGCAAGGTATTCCTCCAGCAGCAGTGCATCCCTGTGGCAATGCAGCGATGTCTTGCTAGGTCACAAATGTTGCAGCAGAGCATTTGCCATGTGATGCAGCAACAATGTTGCCAGCAATTGCGGCAAATCCCCGAGCAATCCCGCCATGAGTCAATCCGTGCTATCGTCTACTCTATCAtcctgcagcagcagcagcagcaacaacaacaacaacaacaacaacagggTCAGAGTATCATCCAATATCAGCAACAACAACCCCAACAGTTGGGCCAATGTGTCTCCCAACCCCAACAGGAGTTGCAGCAGCAACTCGGGCAACAACCTCAACAACAACAATTGGCACATGGTACCTTTTTGCAGCCACACCAGATAGCTCAGCTTGAGGTGATGACTTCCATTGCACTCCGTAACCTGCCAACGATGTGCAGTGTCAACGTGCCGTTGTACGAAACCACCACTAGTGTGCCATTAGGCGTTGGCATCGGAGTTGGTGTCTACTGATAAGAAAAGATCTCTAGTAATATATAGTTGGATCACCGTTGTTTAGTCGATGGATATGTCGATGTAGCGGTGACAAATAATGTGTCACACAACGTCATGTGTGACCCGCTCAAACTAGTTGTTTAAATtctgaaataaaataaaataaatttgtATCAAGACAATGTTCATATCGGCATTGTGTGGATGTCGATCTGATTTCCATGCTTGCAAGTTCATAAGTTTGTCTTGCCTGGTCACAAGCGCAACCTAGTGCATTAATTAATTCTCCATGTATTACAATAATCACTATTTAAAGATAATAGTGTAATTGTAAAATTTGGGTTGAACTCTTTATTGGTTGGAGATTTGAGATCTTGTATTTTATTGGTTTGTATCTAGTTCCAACTAGCTACTACCATTATCTACAGTGACAATCACAACCAATTTTATTGATAATTATGTTTTCTTTCTTGCAAATACATTCATTGATTCTTTGCATGTCAACTTATTTGTCGAGAAAAAGACCAGCTTTTTCTTGAACTTCACAAACACCACTAGCTAGTTAATTTGAAATAAGCTTCCAATTTATTTCCTTGTATTTATGTCCTTTACATCAAACAAGTACAATTATTGTGCTAGCTAGAGAAAAGGAGTTGCTGGCAGCACGGTCATGTCAAGAACTAAATCATACTAAATTGAACTTGTTCTTTACAACTAGCTAGGAGCAGAAAACTTACTATGAATTGCACTTGAttatatttgattttatttaagGGCTATAggaaaaaaatcatcaaaaaatGCCCTAAAAAATCTTATCGTAAAATAGGTTCAGTAGGAGATACAGTCGGAAGAAAAAAAAAGGTTCACCAGCAGATAGATGTTGCACATTATCATTTAGAAATTAGACCAAGAGAAACATGGTTTTGGCGGATCATAATTCTATAAGAATATAATAGGTTGTCCAGTCATTTAGAAATTAGATGAAGACAATGTGGAATTAAACATATTAATGGCTAGGAGCCCAGGATCATATTTGCAATGTGGGAACTTGGTATGCGCGCTCCAACATGCCCGCTGAAAGCATTTTTCCTCTGATGCACATATGAAATATGACTGGTAGAAAACAGAAGAACCACATAGATTATATGGATGATTGGATGTTGTAATgatggcccacaagtataggggatcaattgtagctcttttcgataagtaagagtgttaaACCCAataaggagcagaaggaaatgacaagtagttttcagtaaggtaatgtctgcaagtgctgaaattgtaagtagcgaagcagtttgatagcaagataatttgtaacaagtaacaatagtagtaacaaaagtgcagcaaggtagcccaatccttttgaggtaaaaggacatgccaaaatagtctcttatgataagcaaagcgttcttgaggctacacgggattttcatctagtcactttcgtcatgttggttcgatttgtgtttgc
Coding sequences within it:
- the LOC125541781 gene encoding glutenin, low molecular weight subunit-like — its product is MKTFLVFAILALAAASAVAQISQQQQAPPFSQQQQPPFSQQQQPPFSQQQQSPFSQQQQQPPFAQQQQPPFSQQPPISQQQQPPFSQQQQPQFSQQQQPPYSQQQQPPYSQQQQPPFSQQQQPPFSQQQQQPPFTQQQQPPFSQQPPISQQQQPPFSQQQQPPFSQQQQIPVIHPSVLQQLNPCKVFLQQQCIPVAMQRCLARSQMLQQSICHVMQQQCCQQLRQIPEQSRHESIRAIVYSIILQQQQQQQQQQQQQQGQSIIQYQQQQPQQLGQCVSQPQQELQQQLGQQPQQQQLAHGTFLQPHQIAQLEVMTSIALRNLPTMCSVNVPLYETTTSVPLGVGIGVGVY